A stretch of DNA from Rattus rattus isolate New Zealand chromosome 1, Rrattus_CSIRO_v1, whole genome shotgun sequence:
aagaaagcGTGTCCCCACAGCGGGAAGCAGGGGCTGTCAGAATGCAGCATCTGTTGTGTGCTTGCACACGCTCACCCCTGTGGTCCTTGTTGGGAGCCCCCTCAGACGTGCCACCTTCCTCCGGGGGACTGCCGGCAGCTTCGGGTCCTGAAGCGTCACCAGGATTGAAGCTGCCCTTCCGTGTTCGCATGATTGGGGACCTGGTGACAGGCGTCAGTAAGAGGTCCCCTCAGTTCTACCACCCACACTCCCACTGGAAGCACGTGGCCACACAGGGCGAAGGTACCAGGCATTGGTGGAGACATAAGGCTCAAAGTCGTAGCGCACATCCGGCTCCTCGCCTCGCTGCAGCTGACGCACGTGAGATGCGTACTGTTGGCCCGGGTCATATAGTTTGCTGCTCTCGCACAGCATCTGGAAGTTCACAGGCAGCGGCGCTGTCTGCATGTGCATCAGCTGGTAGTAGGAGATGGTGGCCTATAGGAGACGAGCTAGTCAAGGGCTGGGTCACGCCTTCAACCACACCCACATCAACAAGCCCCTCCCACAGTCCAGAACCCTGTCCCAATAGTTCTGCCCTAATCACGCTCCACTCCTAGTTCTGCCCAaagccccacccctgctccttcAATCCCTGCTGCTTGCACAGCTCGCCCTGTCTAGCATTCAGCCCCAGGACACTCTCCCGTGGCCACCCTACCCTTGCTGGGACCCCTGATGCATTATCCAGCTTGTAACAGACCAGATCAGTCCCTCCCTGTGACCTCTGCTGCTGTGGAAGGGTCTTTCCTGCCCCACTCCACCTACCCACCGTTCTATGCCACTAGAATCACTGTGCCATACCAAACCCTGACGCGTGCCCGCCACACATTATGCCCCACCCCTTTAGCAAGTACACCAAATCCCGCTCACTGCCCCCACCTCTTCAAGTTCAGCCCACCCAGTGCCCACCACACACCGACTTAATGGTCTGATCACTCTGTCTGATGACCTCCTGGATCTGTCGCAGCGCAGTCACCTTTGTGTCCTCCAGCTCTTGCTTCTGTGTCTTTGCATCTGCCACGCATGTGCGGTAAGTGGCCATGGCCTCCTCGGCCTAAAGCATTGGGTTAGGGGAAAGGGTCAGTTGACCGTATTGACATAGAAGTCCAGGAGAGACCATTATGGTGGGCAGAACTGTCACCACAGTAACTAGAGACCCTGAGCAAAAGCCTGGGAAATTTAGGCAGATTATCTCTAGATAAAGTATAAGAAGTGGGCCAAGGGTAAGGCTCAGAAGTAGAGCCCTTCCTAGAATCCCCCACtgagggggctgggggcgtggtcaggAGTGGAGCATCTACCTAGAATCCCCCATTGAGGGACTGGAGGTGTGGCCAGGGTGGACTCTcctggaatcccccagtgagaggttGGGGGCGTGGTCAGGAGTGGAGCAtctacctagaatcccccagtgagggattGGGGGCGTGGCCAGGGTAGACTCTGCTGGAATCcaccagtgaggggttgggggcgtggTCAGGGTGGAGCCCTTGTTCTTAAGGGCTGTATGGAGAAAGACCTAGAGATCCGCTCTTAGTACAgccaaaaattaaagaaacagcaAAGGGGATCTGGCATAGGTGGTGGAGGTGACACAGGCCTGGAGGTGGCAACTACACACATGTCCCCTGGAAACACGTTTCCAGGAGTCCTTGGGGCCCCTCCAGCTAATGCACCTTGTTTTTGGCCTCTTCCTCCAGCCTCCGCCTCTTGTCCAGGGCCTTGGAGGCTGCAGTCCCTGCTCCTGGCCCTGTGCCCTGTTGTTCCTCCTCAGCCTTGGCCACCTGGAGCCGGGCCTTGTCGTGGTCTTCACAGCGTTGTTTGTAGCCCTGTTTAGCCTTCCGCAGGTTGGCCTCTGCCTCTTgctgtgagaggagagaggatccagcctctgcctcaccctggctctgccctccctcccttctcaccagcaagGACCCCACAttcccagccagccagcaggGGACCATTGAGAGCAGACACTTGGGAGCATGTGCAGTGGGACCCCACAGGGAAACTGAGACATGGCTCAGAGCTGGtcaaaaacacaaactgaaacaCATCTCCCTGCTCCCCACTCCAGGTCTCAGGGAGTTTCACTTCCTGTCTTACAGATGAAAAAAAACGAGCGCCCAGGCAGGAAGCCTGGCCCAGGGCCGACAGGAAGCACTGAGTCACAAAGTAATGGGTCTGGGTGGGGGAACCACACCCCACAGTCTGAAAGTCAAAAACCTAGACATGAAAGCCAGGGATTCTAGGTGAGACTCCAAGGTCTCAGAGGGAGAGCTCACATTAACCCTGGATTCACTcccaaactaaaaaataaataaacctcaagccaggcagtggtgcacgcctttaatcccagcactcgaaggcagaggcaggcagatctctgtgagttcaaggccagcctggtctacagatcaagtttcaggacagccaaggctacagagacaCTGCcacgaaaaaaaaacaaaaaacaaaaaaaacaaaatacagatggatggatggatggatggatggatggatggatggatggatagacagacagacagaacaaaaaTCCTCAGAGCAAAGCAAGAGTCTGCTGATAAGACGGCCCAGCCTGTGGGTCAGGAGCCCTTCAGGTCAGGGAGCTGCACGTCAGATGCTCACATCAGGACTCACGACAGTCGCGAAGTCAGTTatgcagcaacaacaaaaacaactttgtGCTTGTGGGTCACCACAgtctgaggaactgtattacacggtcacagcattaggaaggttgagaaccactgtaaagcaggtaaaggcgcttgcccCCAACCCTAAGGAACTCAAGCCAATCCCTGCACAcgcaggtggaaggagagaacgcaTGCCCACCGGTTCTCTAACCTCCAGATGATCGCTGTGGTATTTCCATATCCACCCACCCCActaaacaaaacactgaaaaacaaatttaaatatctgaaaaaTCTACTAGCCTCTAgtagatttcttccttccttcctttctttctttcttcctttctctctcttttttttttttttttttctttttttgatcttttgtggttttttttgtttgttttttgttgcaagcgctctaccgctgagctaaacacccaacccctccttcctttctcttttaaagacagggtctttctacacagctctggctgtcctgagctcactatgtagcccaggttggccttgaactcccagagatctgcctgcctctgcctctgcctcccagtgatAAAATTAAACTCATTCCCATCAGCCTGTCTtgatagcttttttttaaaatgtcaaattattacaattaaaatatCAAGTGATGGAATTTGGGAGCGGGACTCCCAAGAGTACTGCAGTTTGTATTCCACAATATGTACAGAGCTCTGGGGAATCAATAACAATCCCCCGTGTAATCCACTTTAAGCAAAGGACATAGACAGAGGATTCACAGAAATGGAGAAGTGGGGCTAGCACTAGGAGGAAAGCAGGGTGCACACCCCCAATCACCCATTCACTTTGGAACCCCAATCAGAGACAGGCGTGGGGCACGGGCTTGTTATCAGTGGCTGCTAGAGCAATGGCTGAGAAGTAAATGTGGAGGAGCTGCGAGGCTggacactgtctgtctgtctgtctgtctgtgttaggCTTTCTGGCCACTGAGCCCCGAGAACCACCCATCCCATCAGGGttgggtgctggggttacaggtgtgggATTGCTACGCCTGGTTTTATGGGGATGCTGGCCACGTGGCTCAGAGCTCCATGTTCTCCTGACaggtgctttacccactgaggcatgtCCCCCAGGCCACCTCCATGCCTTTAGAAggcccaaaagaaaaaaaaactgagaccAGCGGTGTACATGGAGTATACACCGAGGCTCACACTGCACTCAGTTTCTCTCCAGATTTTCTCAACAGCTCAAGCGTGGGGCTCTTGAGTGCCCTGCTGAGGCTGGAGCTTCTCAGCAACGACTACTCTTTGCAAGCGCAGGGAACCTGCAGCGACCAATGTAGGGGCACTGGCTGCACCCCTGCCACCCCTACCAGCTTCCTCTGTGCACGATGCCAGGATTCTTTGATCTCCTTCCTTCGTCTCTCATGCTCCAACCGCCGCAGGGTCAGGGGCtaagggaggcaggggcagaccGTGAGTGCCGAGCTGGACAGAGGTGTCCCCAGCCAGCAGGCCACCTCACCTCGGGCGCAGCCCACCTGCATGAAGGTCTGGGTCTGCAGCGTGCCCACTGCCTGCACCATGCCGTGGCCAAACTCCAGATCTTGTTCCAGGGCCAGTGAGTAGATGGATAAGAGAGGCATGTGGGGCTGTAGGGCAAGATGGCTGGTCACAAGGATGAGGACCGAGGTGTCCCAGCACCCCGAGCCCTCTGTTCCTGCAGCCACTCTTAGCAACAGGTAGGCACGGCATGTCATCCAACGGAAGCCCTTGGAAGGAGTAGGAGCGGCCACACCTGTGTCCCTCTTCCCACACCCATTTAGCCCAACCCACCGCATGCGTGACGTTCTGTCTGCAGTTATGGACGACCTTCTGCAGCCCTTTGGCGAATTCCATCTCTACCAGAGAATGGGGTGCAAAGTGAGGTGTCGGAAACGGCCTTCCCTAGACCCCCACACCCTGCCCCAGGTGGGTGTCTCTCGTCTCTCACCCAGGGTGGTCCTCTTCTCCAGGTAGCCGATGAGGTCCTTCATGTACCTGGCCATGTCTTTTGCATACTGCAGCGCAGCGTCCACACCTCCCTCGCAGCGCTGGAGAAGCATGTCCACCTCCTCGGGGGGCAGGCAACCTACGGGAGCCAGTGCTCAGTTCTGATGTCCACACCTCTCATGGTCCCTGCCACCTCCTGCCTACCCAGCCCCAATCCCCAGAGACACTCACCTTCTTCACAGTCCTCCACGCTGTGTGGGGGCCCCTCACTGCCTGACCCATAAAGGTTCTCCACCGACTGCGTGAGGAATAACTGTCTGGTCAGGCTGCACCTCTGCCCTGCCCCTTCTTAGCTCTAACACCCTCCACGGCTCCTCATAGAGGCCCACACAGCCCAGGAGATAAGAGTCAACCAGGGGAGACCAGGGGAGACCAGGGGCCCACCCTGCCGGAGATGGCCACTCCCTCCCATAAACACCTTGATCTGGATGTGAGCCCCTGGCTGCTCACCTGGCTGGGGTCCCCCGGAGGCACAGCCAGGAGAGTACTGCTGTCCACTTCACCCAAAAGGAACTCCGACACACTACAAGGCCAGGGGAGTCACTCCAGAGGTCCACTTCAGCCACACTCCCCAACTCCACTCTGCCCCTGtggccccccacccccccacccccgagctcACGTGCAGCTGAAGGACACAGCAATGGTCTCCAGCGCCTTCTCAAACTCCCTCTTATCTGATTCATTGTTGCATTCATAATGAAaggctgagaggcagaggaggccggaGCATGTTTGTCAAATTCCTAGGCATCCTTCACACCCCGCCCAACTGCCCCTCGGTCTCACTGCACTGACCTTTGACCTTGGCAATGAGTGTACCAGCAGCTGTGAGTGTCTCCACGGTGTTCAGAAGTGGGTATTTGGAGATGACCTGACGCATGACTCGCAGAGCTTCACCCAGGCATTCGTGAGCCAGCGGTCGGCGGGCCTCAAGGAGATCTGCTGGGCAGAGTTAGCATGGGTGAGAAGGAAGAGGCTGGCCCCACTCTTTTCAGCTTCCCAGAGgtcagatggggaaactgaggcaggggtggACGGGAGCGAGGAAGCATCAACCATCCCACTGGTCCTGCAGATGCGAAGAGTGACagaaggcaactttttttttttttttttaaagctttttttttttttttttggttcttttttttggtgctggggaccaaacccagggccttgtgcttcctaggcaagcgctctaccactgagctaaatccccaaccccctttttttttttaaagaatttttttatttagtttacacatatgagtacactgtcgctgttttcagacacaccagaagagggcatcggatcccattgcagatggttgttagccaccatgcggttgctgggatttgaactcaggacctctggaagagcagtcagtgctcttaaccactgagccatctctccagccccagaaggccACTTCTTAGTGGGGTCACACGGCTTCTCTTGGGAGAACTCTGCCAGGCTTTGTGCTTTTATACCTCTGATCAATAGGAAGCCATGGAGAGCATCAGAGCCAAGTCAGATCTAGATGCAGAACCAGACTTAATGTCCCTGTGCAGTTCAggccagcctcctgcctctgcctctgcctctgcctccggaacGCTAGGAAGACAGCCTGTCACATCACAGTCCTCCATCCTCAAATGTTCTCAGTTAGAAGATGGaggttttgcctgtttgtttcccCACCCCTGCACAGTGCAGGTAAGTGCAAGACCTTGACAGGACATAGAAGACCAGAGCGCCTCAAGACCGAGAATCTGAAAACGTTCCATGGCTCTCTGCAGACACCGAGGCTCCAGGGAAATATCACCCCGGAGGCCATTCCCTCTGTGCGGTCAGAACCTGAGCCCACCCACGTCTGGGAGGCTAACTTGGCTTCAGGAATCCCAGGATGCTTGCTGGGAAGTCGCGCCCCCTCGTGGGGTATTCCAGGCCGCATACCCTTTGGGCAGCTGGGGGGACCTGCAGCCCCTCACATGGACCACCCTCAAGGCTTGGTGATACTTGGATTCAGCCAAGAGGAGTGCAGAACTCCTGGGCATCCTGGGACTGTGCAAAAGTCCTGAACAGGCCACGTGTGCTGGCTCCGGGCCTTGAGTGGGGGACCCGCACCCTGCACTGTCCTCTCACCTGGGGCCCGAGTCTGGCAGCGCTGGGGGTCGCGGTCCAGCGCTGGGTGCAGCATCCCACAGACACACATTGCTCAGGGATGTATGGAAGTACGGACAGCTAGTACCGTGGTCAAGGGACCTGGGTCCTCAGTGCCTGGCGTTCTTAGGGGATAGCCAACAGCCAAACCGGCTTAGGCCGGTCATTAGGCCCCGCCTCTCTCTGGGAACAACCCCACCCCCCCATATCACCATAGGCCAGCTCAAGGGTCGTTTCCTAACCACAGAGGAGGAATTTGACTGGGTGCGAGGGTGGGGTTTGCAGGTAAACTGAGGCTGGGAGTTGGACGCGCAGGGCAGAAGACTCCAGAGAAAGGGCCTTGAGAACCCTGCTGTGTCCACCCCCAGCTGCAGCCTTAAATGCACCCGGACTCTCTAGGGACCCTGTTCTTGTCCTGTTTAGAAAACCCcaggccggggttggggatttagctcagcagtagagcgcttgcctagcgagcgcaaggccctgggttcggtccccagctccggaaaaaaaaaaaaaaagaagaaaaaaagaaaaccccaggcCCAGAGGCTGGTGCACCCGGGGCGCTTGCCCATGCCCTGAACaggcttggggggggggtcacagtTAGCATGACCCCGCACACGCAGACAAGGCCTCCAAGGATGCCTGGGAAAATAAAGGCTGGAGATTAAAGTTTCCCCAGAAAAGCAAACTCAGCCTCCTCCCGCCCTGGAGAGCAGATAAACCCAGGGTCTCTCATCCTCTCCAGGAGAGAGCAGCCTGCTTAGGCTCCTGGGTGAGGTTCACCCAGGCCTCAATCTCCCTGTATCTCCGTGTATCTGTGGGATGGGGTGGCTGAGAGAACCGGAGCTCTGAGCGCTGGGCACAGCTCTGACATGCGGTTTCCGGGGAGCAGCCAGGGGGGTAAGGGGGGGGTGAGGCTGTGCCCTACCCATCTTGCCGAGCTGCCAGAGACAAACAGGAAGGAGGTGAAAATAACATTGGAGGAAACGGACGGAGCCATCAGCAACCGCGTGCAGGAGAAAACGGAACCAATATGCCGTGGGCCACTCGCTTCCAGTACCTCCCCTATGTCCTCTGTTTTAACACCTTCTGTGTTCCCCAGTAACCCCAGTACTGCCGCCAGGGTCCTTCAGCCTCTGCAGCCATCTGTCCTCACACAATGCTCCTTAGATACAATCTGAATGTCTATGTATCCGAGCAAATGCCTAAGACATTGCCCCTGTAGGGCAGGGCGTCATCAAACTCCTACACATCCTTCAGAACCTTAGTGACGTATGCACTTCCTTGCATCTTATTTGAAGCCTCCTCGtgcccctttttcttttcttctcttctctctctctctctctctctctctctctctctctctctctctctctctctcccttttgttttttcttttttttctgagtcagGAGCTCACTGTGATTCTGGCTGACCAGGATGGGACTCAAGTGCAGACcatgctgtcctagaactcacggagatcctcttgcctaagtgctgggatgaaaggcttgCCCCACCTTCCCGCCCTCCCCCTCCTGTTTTGAGGATGCTGCTCTGGGAGATTCTCACCATCCCGAAGCACAAACTCCTTGAGCTTCTCCAAGCCCTCAGCAAATCGGGCAACATCAGCCAGCAGGGTTGAGATGTCTTCTACGCCCTCAGGGAAAGGTCCCTCAGTGGGTAGCTCTGCGGGGCTGGCAGCAGAGAGGGGGCTGCGATATCCACGGCCCAGGGTCCGGGTGGCAGTGCCCGAGAGTGGGAAGCCTGCAGCGCTGGCATGGCGGCTCAGGCTGGTGGGCCTTTTGAGTGTTCCTGTGCCTTTGGCCACCGTGGACAGGGACATGGCTGGTGGCTCCAGGCTAGGAGTTTCTGTACAGTCTTTCCGAGGCAGCTCCTAGGAGGGAGTAGGAAAGAGGAGTCAAGGGGATCCTCCATCCTAAAcactgcctcagttttcccaggAATTCCTCACGGGTGGGGGTCAGAGGTTGTGGGAGGAGAGAATTGTAAACCGCCCCCCCACCTGTTACCCAACATCCTCCTGTCTTTAGCTTTCACAAACAACCGTCCCTACCCAAACCACAGCCAGGGGCGGGGCCTGTGGGGCACAGGAGGGAGGGGGCACCCCACttcctggtgggggtggggaggaccctCGTGGATCTCTAGCCCTTTAGCCACTACAGACACCTCCACGGGTGTCCACTTTATAAAAAATGGGTAAGTTCTGTGACCTGAGGAGATGGTCATCCACTCCTGAGTCCCAGGGTATCCCAGACCCCTAAACTCCATAAATTCCCCCAAAGCTAAGCAGGCAGCCTCAGGTCCTGGGGAAACTCAGAGACCCCACCCGATCTGCCCTGCACACCTGAACCCCAGTTCAACGCCATTTCCCCATTGGTTTCCGGAACCCTAACATTGTCCAAACCCCGTTTTACAGTCTAGTCACTAGACTCCAGCACCAGTTCTGCCCTCTACCCACAACCTCCATTGGCACATGACGGGGACATCCCTCATAAAGATGGGTGACTTGGTGGCCACCCAAGGACATCCCTACCTACCGTAAGGCGGACTCCCAGGTTCAGACCGCTCCTTGTTGCCGGCCATTCTGCCTGCTGAGGACAATAGCTGGCCCGGGTCCCCCACCTTGGGCCCAGCATGGTGCTGTAAGTGGTCCCTGTGCCCATCAGTGGCCACAGGCTGTGGTTGTCATCCTGGGTCCCCACCCGTTCTGTGCCCCACTCACCCCTGAGGAGGACTGCGGGTTGGGGCTCCCCGCGCGGTTCTTTTTGGAAATAGAGGGAGTTTTCATAAGTTCTCGCTTCTTCCGAGAGAACATGGTGGAGCCAGCCCCAGTGGCTCTGGGTGAGGACAGACAGGCAGCGGCAGGGGTGGGGGACTTGGGGGGGGTCTCAGTCCTGCAGCGCCTGGTGCTGGCTGTTTCTGGACCACATTGCTCAGGGCCACCCCCTCCCCAGCTGTCAGACCCACGTGACAGGCTCGGCCCTCATTGGTGCGTAAGTCTCCTACACAGGAAAAGGCCCCCAgcagcgggagggagggaggggataccACAGATCCGCCCCCAGCTGTGACTGTCCCGGGTGTCAGCTCTTACAGGACTCTGCACACCAACTCCGACACGGGTTCCCCATAGCGGGCCACCTTCCACTTGCAGTCTGTGTCCAGAGGATGTGTGGCCGCCTGACTCA
This window harbors:
- the Arhgap45 gene encoding rho GTPase-activating protein 45 isoform X1, which gives rise to MGTGTTYSTMLGPRWGTRASYCPQQAEWPATRSGLNLGVRLTELPRKDCTETPSLEPPAMSLSTVAKGTGTLKRPTSLSRHASAAGFPLSGTATRTLGRGYRSPLSAASPAELPTEGPFPEGVEDISTLLADVARFAEGLEKLKEFVLRDDLLEARRPLAHECLGEALRVMRQVISKYPLLNTVETLTAAGTLIAKVKAFHYECNNESDKREFEKALETIAVSFSCTVSEFLLGEVDSSTLLAVPPGDPSQSVENLYGSGSEGPPHSVEDCEEGCLPPEEVDMLLQRCEGGVDAALQYAKDMARYMKDLIGYLEKRTTLEMEFAKGLQKVVHNCRQNVTHAPHMPLLSIYSLALEQDLEFGHGMVQAVGTLQTQTFMQPLTLRRLEHERRRKEIKESWHRAQRKLQEAEANLRKAKQGYKQRCEDHDKARLQVAKAEEEQQGTGPGAGTAASKALDKRRRLEEEAKNKAEEAMATYRTCVADAKTQKQELEDTKVTALRQIQEVIRQSDQTIKSATISYYQLMHMQTAPLPVNFQMLCESSKLYDPGQQYASHVRQLQRGEEPDVRYDFEPYVSTNAWSPIMRTRKGSFNPGDASGPEAAGSPPEEGGTSEGAPNKDHRGGRGHQVHKSWPISISDTEVSLDVSSGDLKKFDRTSSSGTMSSNEELVDQEAGLVASAFDSADLNGMDPELPVAMPSGPFRHVGLSKAARTHRLRKLRTPAKCRECNSYVYFQGAECEECCLACHKKCLETLAIQCGHKKLQGRLQLFGQDFSQAAHSTPDGVPFIIKKCVCEIERRALHTKGIYRVNGVKTRVEKLCQAFENGKELVELSQAPPHDISNVLKLYLRQLPEPLISFRFYHELVGLAKDSLKAEAEAKAASRGRQDGSESEAATLAMVGRLRELMRDLPAENRATLLYLLRHLRRIVEMEQDNKMTPGNLGIVFGPTLLRPRPTDATVSLSSLVDYPHQARVIETLIVHYGLVFEEEPEEAPGSQEGASAQCAQLETAEGIVFPQQEEADDGNRESQVASNDSDSELEEASDLLSSSDASALHRLSFLEQTEAGLEEGPQSHSGSEEQLESEDAAPGHQLCSFNTNQSNNTTQASLPTMRLRDGQITGGSGRKRQPQFV
- the Arhgap45 gene encoding rho GTPase-activating protein 45 isoform X2, whose amino-acid sequence is MFSRKKRELMKTPSISKKNRAGSPNPQSSSGELPRKDCTETPSLEPPAMSLSTVAKGTGTLKRPTSLSRHASAAGFPLSGTATRTLGRGYRSPLSAASPAELPTEGPFPEGVEDISTLLADVARFAEGLEKLKEFVLRDDLLEARRPLAHECLGEALRVMRQVISKYPLLNTVETLTAAGTLIAKVKAFHYECNNESDKREFEKALETIAVSFSCTVSEFLLGEVDSSTLLAVPPGDPSQSVENLYGSGSEGPPHSVEDCEEGCLPPEEVDMLLQRCEGGVDAALQYAKDMARYMKDLIGYLEKRTTLEMEFAKGLQKVVHNCRQNVTHAPHMPLLSIYSLALEQDLEFGHGMVQAVGTLQTQTFMQPLTLRRLEHERRRKEIKESWHRAQRKLQEAEANLRKAKQGYKQRCEDHDKARLQVAKAEEEQQGTGPGAGTAASKALDKRRRLEEEAKNKAEEAMATYRTCVADAKTQKQELEDTKVTALRQIQEVIRQSDQTIKSATISYYQLMHMQTAPLPVNFQMLCESSKLYDPGQQYASHVRQLQRGEEPDVRYDFEPYVSTNAWSPIMRTRKGSFNPGDASGPEAAGSPPEEGGTSEGAPNKDHRGGRGHQVHKSWPISISDTEVSLDVSSGDLKKFDRTSSSGTMSSNEELVDQEAGLVASAFDSADLNGMDPELPVAMPSGPFRHVGLSKAARTHRLRKLRTPAKCRECNSYVYFQGAECEECCLACHKKCLETLAIQCGHKKLQGRLQLFGQDFSQAAHSTPDGVPFIIKKCVCEIERRALHTKGIYRVNGVKTRVEKLCQAFENGKELVELSQAPPHDISNVLKLYLRQLPEPLISFRFYHELVGLAKDSLKAEAEAKAASRGRQDGSESEAATLAMVGRLRELMRDLPAENRATLLYLLRHLRRIVEMEQDNKMTPGNLGIVFGPTLLRPRPTDATVSLSSLVDYPHQARVIETLIVHYGLVFEEEPEEAPGSQEGASAQCAQLETAEGIVFPQQEEADDGNRESQVASNDSDSELEEASDLLSSSDASALHRLSFLEQTEAGLEEGPQSHSGSEEQLESEDAAPGHQLCSFNTNQSNNTTQASLPTMRLRDGQITGGSGRKRQPQFV